The proteins below are encoded in one region of Diceros bicornis minor isolate mBicDic1 chromosome 14, mDicBic1.mat.cur, whole genome shotgun sequence:
- the MEA1 gene encoding male-enhanced antigen 1, with the protein MAAVVLGGDTMGPERIFPNQTEELGPHQGPTEGTGDWSSEEPEEEQEETGAGPAGYSYQPLNQDPEQEEVELAPVGDGDVVADIQDRIQALGLHLPDPPLESEGEDEEGATALSNHSSIPMDPEHVELVKRTMAGVSLPAPGVPAWAREISDAQWEDVVQKALQARQASPAWK; encoded by the exons ATGGCAGCAGTAGTTCTAGGGGGAGACACCATGGGCCCTGAGCGTATCTTCCCCAATCAGACTGAGGAACTAGGGCCGCACCAGGGCCCTACAGAAGGCACTGGGGATTGGAGCAGTGAGGAGCCTGAGGAAGAGCAGGAGGAAACAGGGGCAGGCCCAGCTGGCTACTCCTACCAGCCCCTGAACCAAGATCCTGAACAAGAGGAGGTGGAGCTGGCACCAGTAGGGGATGGAGATGTAGTTGCTGATATCCAGGATCGGATCCAG GCCCTGGGGCTTCATTTGCCAGACCCACCATTAGAGAGCGAGGGTGAAGATGAGGAGGGAGCTACAGCATTGAGCAACCACAGCTCTATTCCCATGGACCCAG AACATGTAGAGCTGGTGAAAAGGACGATGGCTGGAGTCAGCCTGCCTGCGCCAGGGGTTCCTGCCTGGGCTCGGGAGATATCAGATGCCCAGTGGGAAGATGTGGTACAGAAGGCCCTCCAAGCCCGGCAGGCTTCCCCAGCCTGGAAGTGA